Below is a genomic region from Planctomycetota bacterium.
GCCTTTCTTAATCTTCTCGGGTCGCCTCTCGACGGGCCGGTAATCCGCCACCGCCGCCGACGCGATAAATACATCGCATGCACCGAACCGGGCGGCCACCGCCTCGAACATTTCCTGGGCGCTCGTGATGCGGACGACCTCAGCCCCCTCGGGCGGCTCGGCGGGGCAGGGGCCCAGGACGAGCGTCACCTGGTGGCCGGCGAGCAGCGCCGCTTTCGCCAGCGCGCACCCGATGCGCCCGCTCGATGCGTTCGAAACGTATCGGACGGGGTCCAGGTACTCGCGCGTCGGGCCGGCGGTGATAAGCAGATTCATTTTCGATTTCCGATTTGCGATTTTCGATTGAGGCGGCGCGGTGGCCGCGCAGGGCAATCGAAAATCGAAAATCCAAAATCGAAAATTCAAGACTTCAGCGGGCGCGCGTGATCGCCCGGACGATTTCGGCCAGGATGGTTTCCGGCTCCGCCATGCGGCCGAGGCCCTCCGTGCCGCACGCGAGGCGTCCTTCCTCGGGGCCAACGAACCGGACGCCCCGGCGGCGCAGCGTCTCGACGTTGGCCTGCACCGCCGGGTGGTTCCACATCGCCTCGTTCATCGCCGGCGCGAGGATAACCGGCACGTCGAGCGCCAGTAGGACGGTCGAGAGGAGATCGTCGGCGATGCCGCCTGCCAGTTTTCCTATCGCATTCGCCGTCGCCGGCGCCACCACCGCCGCTTCCGCCCGGTCCGCCAGGGCCACGTGATCCGCGTCGTACGCGCCCTCGGCAAAGAGGTCGGTATAGACCGGCCGGCGCGAGAGCGCCTGAAACGTCGGCGGGCCGACGAACCGCTGGGCATGTTCGGTCATGACGACGCTGACGGCCGCGCCCTCCTGCACGAGGTGCGACACCAGGTCCGCCGTCTTATAGGCCGCGATCCCGCCCGTCACGCCGACCAGGATCTCGCGGCCCTGGAGCGTCCGCCCGTCCTTTTTCCGCTTGGCCATGCGCTTCTCCGGACTCTAGTGCTACAGCGCTACTTCGCGCGGCGGGTCTCCGCACCCGCCGCGATCAGTGCCTTCTTGCGCGGTGGGTACGGAGACCCACCGCGCAAAAGGGTCAGTTGGCGCTGTAGGGTTAATCCTCGTCCTTTTCCTCAGGCTCCCTGACCGGGGCCGCTCTTCGCGCCGGCCGCTGCCCGCCGCCGTCCATCTCCAGGGTGATCTTCCCTTCGAGCACTTCCTGGATGACGGCCTCCATCAGCGTTCGGTTGCCGCGCTCCACCAGGAGCGGCGCGCCGAAGGTCACGTCCACGAGTCGCTTCTGAACGAGGACGGCCAGTTTGAACCGTCCGCCGACCTTGTCCACGATCTCGTTGCTCTTGAGGGCTTCGATCACGTCTGGCTCCTTGCTCTGAGAGTTCGAGGGGGCCGAAGCGGCCCGCGTGTTTCTTCGCCGCCCCTGCCTACACGGCCGGAGCGTTTTTCTTCGCTCGCGCCTGGACGATGCAGACGACCTCGTCAATGGCGTTTTCGAGGTCGTCGTTGACGACCTCGGCGTCGTACAGGCCCGATCGGCGGGCCATTT
It encodes:
- a CDS encoding phosphopantothenoylcysteine decarboxylase encodes the protein MNLLITAGPTREYLDPVRYVSNASSGRIGCALAKAALLAGHQVTLVLGPCPAEPPEGAEVVRITSAQEMFEAVAARFGACDVFIASAAVADYRPVERRPEKIKKGETHLTVELERTRDILAEMARRRKRQILVGFCLETEDLERRARGKLEAKGLDLVVANGPEAI
- a CDS encoding DNA-directed RNA polymerase subunit omega, whose protein sequence is MIEALKSNEIVDKVGGRFKLAVLVQKRLVDVTFGAPLLVERGNRTLMEAVIQEVLEGKITLEMDGGGQRPARRAAPVREPEEKDED